The DNA window GTTTTTATGATAGGTGCAATATCAAAGTTGCTTAATGAATGGATGTCTCCTATCCTTCAATTAGAGGCATTAACCATTGGGATTGTACTAGGGATGGTGATTAAAAATACACTTGGCGTGAAGGAAAGCTTTAATCCAGGGGTGAAATTTTCTCTTAAAAAATTATTGAAGGTAGGAATCGTACTTTTAGGGTTTAAGCTAAACTTTTCTGCAATAGCTAATTTAGGACCTCGTGTATTATTTATGGTAATAGCTGTTGTTTGTAGTGTTTTGGTTTTTGTAAATCTATTGGGAAAAGTATTTAAAACAGATACAAAACTAGCAACTTTAATTGGGGTAGGATCAAGTATTTGTGGCGCATCGGCAATTGTAGCTCTAACACCTTGTATAGATGCAAAAGAAGAAGATTCAGTACTTGCTGTATCTATTATATCTTTCTTAGGAGCTATAGGGGTTCTAGCTTACTCTGCTATTTCGGTAGTTTCTCCCATGACAGATATTCAATATGGTATTTGGTCAGGGATTTCTTTGCAGGGGGTAGCCCATGCATTGGCAGCAGCTTTTGCAAGAGAAGGATCAGGAGAGATTGGTACTTTTGTAAAAATGGCAAGAGTACTTATGTTAGTACCTGTATCTATTATTTTAGGAATTGTTTTTAACCGATCAGGAGAAGGAAAAAGAGCAAGTTTCCCCATGTATGTATTGTACTTTATTGTAGCAGGAATAATATCTTCATTAGGTATTTTACCAGGATTTTTAGTAAACCTATTTACGAGGGTTAGTAGTTGGTTTATTCTTATGGCCATGATTAGTATGGGACTTATGGTAAATTTTAAAACCATTAAGGATAAAGGAATGAAAGTAATTGTTTTAGGATGTACTTTGTTTTCTATATTGTCTGTTTCGACCTATTTTATTATTTTGAAGTTTTTCTAATAGAAAAAATAAAACACTCTTGAAAATTTTCAAGAGTGTTTTATAATGATTATGATTTTTTATTTTTCAGTAGTTTTAAATTCTTCTTGTATATTATGTAAAAGATTATTGTTTTCTATGACGTCAACGGCAGTAAGTACTAAAGCACCAATGGTTTTTACCATATTTTCATAAGCAAAAGGTTGATTAGTAGCATCTCTAAATGTTGTTGTATGAGCAACAATAGGGTTTTGGCTGATACCAAAGTAAGGATGAATGGTAGGGCATACATGACTTACATTTCCAGCATCTAATGAGCCATAGCTTTCTTTTGCTTCATGAATTTTTTCTACGCCTAATTTTTTTATGTTTTTACAATAAGCTTTAGATAAATTTTGATTGGTCACTAAATTATCATAGCTATATTCATAATTACAGATTTTAAGCTCTGTTCCAGCAGCTAGAGAGGCTCCTTTTGCACAATTTTTCACCTTTTCTACAAGCTCTTTTAAATAGCTTTTTGTTGTTGCTCTTACATAAAATTGAGCAATGGCTAGATCTGGAACTATGTTTGCAGCATGACCTCCTTCTTTTATGATACCATGTATACGACAATCAGATTTTGTATGTTCTCTTAATGCGTTGATATTATTAAAAGTATTAATCACTGCATCTAGTGCATTGATCCCTTCTTCTGGGCATGCTGCTGCGTGGGCAGTTTTTCCTTTGAATGTAAACTCTATGGCTTCCATAGCTAAAGAATCTCCACTTTTATAGTGATGATCTGCTGGATGTGCCATCATAGCAACTGTAATATCATCAAAAGCACCTTTGTCTGCCATGTCTACTTTAGCGCCACAAGTTTCTTCTGCTGGAGTTCCAAATACGACTACCTTTCCGCCTATAGAAGAGAGCACTTTACTTAAAACAATGCCTGCACCAGTACTTGTTGTACCTAAGATATTATGACCACATCCATGACCGATTTCAGGTAGTGCATCATATTCTGCTAGATACCCTATAGTAGGACCCGGTTTTGAACCTTTAAATTCAGCACGAAAAGCTGTCTTTATGTCTAGATAATTTTCCTTAACAGCAAATCCGTGTTTTTTTAATAAATCAATATGAGCGTTGCAACTCTTTATCTCTTCATTTCCTAATTCAGGATTGTTTAAGATATACTCATTTAGAGTGATCAATTCATTTTTTATTTCTTCAGTTAGTTGTGATACTTTTTTTATCATTTTACATTCCCCCCATTGAATAAGTCTTTTTTCTTATTATACTACCTAATCCCTTATGAATAATAATATTTTTTAAAGTAATTTTATGTATTCTTTTGATAGAAAGAATACCATCCAAAATTAAAGATAGTAGGTTGACAGATGATTTATTTAAATATATAATAATGATAATCAATATCATTTAGAAAAATATAGGAGGGAAGAAAATGACGGCATTAATCGTGGGCGGAGATCGGTTAGGAAGTATACCACAGGTACTTAATGAAAGAGGGTTTGAGGATTATATTCATTGGACAGGACGGAAAAAAGGAATGAGAAATAAAACAATCCCTATGAATATTGACATGATTGTTGTTTTATATGATTTTATTGAACATAATTTAGCAAACATTATTAAAAAAGAATCAAAAAATATGGAAGTTCCATGTGTATTTGCCAAGAGAGCAGGAAGTGATTTAGCTATAAAGTTAGATATTTGTAAATATTGTAAGAAACCATGCAAAAGATGTATTTAATCAAGAAAAGAGGAAGAAAATATAGTCATTTTCTTCCTCTTTTGTTGATTAATCTAAACATAAGATTTCTGCTGAACATTTAAATTGATTTTTTCCTAAGTGTTTTGCTTCGTATAAAAGGTTGTCTACTAATTCAACAAAATTATGCTGATTAGAAGAAGAAGGAGCAATACTAGCACAACCTATTCCTCCACTGATAGTAATCTTTACTTCTTCCCTATTGATAAGAAAAATATGATCTTCAATAGTTTTTCTTATTCTTTCACAAATTTTTTCTGCTTCTTGTATAGAGCTATTAGGAAAGATAATGGCGAATTCTTCTCCACCATATCTAGCAGCAATATCTGTTTTTCTGATATGATCATGAATCATTGAAGAAATTTCTTTTAAAATAGTATCTCCTGCTAAGTGTCCATAAGTATCATTTACTTTCTTGAAATTATCAATATCCATGATGGTTAGACAAAAGGGTGTATTTTTTGATTCTGAAATTTTTATAACATCTTTTAAATATTTATAGAAGCTTTTGTGGTTATACATATTAGTAAGATAATCTTTTGTTGCAATCTCATTGAGTACACTATTTTTTTCTTTGATTTCCTCGAACATAAATGAAATTTGTGATTGTAACCGATACATTTCTTTTAAAATAGAAGCTAAAACATAGCTTAGTAAATAAAAAGAAAAAATATTCATAAGAAATTCTAGAGAAAATAAATTTTTGGGATTTTGTATCATGACAATTACTCCGTAGCATAATGTAACAAAAGAACTAAATAAGTAAGCATTTTTATAATAGAATCGAACTGTTTGCAAGGTGATATAAATATAAAATAAATGAAATACAGGATAAAAAAAACCTTTTGATAAATATAAAAAAATAGTTAAAAATAGGCCATCTATAAAAGATAAGCATAAATTTGGATTGAAGTGATGGATATTTTGAAAATATGCTTTTCGAATAAAATAGATTACTAACATAGCTAAATAGAAGCCGTAAATAAATAAAAATTTTTTTATAGGAAGTAATAAACTATTTAGAGGAAAGTGTTGAAAAGTTAAAATACTAAGTAGTAGTAAGATTAATTGTATACCTAGATAAAGCTCTTCTAACATTTTCATTCTAGAATTGTGAATATCTAACATGGGAAAATCAATCTCCTTTATCAAACAAATGAAAATAATTATCATTTATATTGTAGAATACCCTATTATGCCTGTCAAGAGAAAAAGATGACTCCCCAAATTTTAAAATTTATTTTACAGCAAAAGAATATTATGGTAGTATAAATGAGAATGAATATCGTTGATGATAACGGAGGGAGGCTAAGGAAATGGCATTGGCCTTTAAAAAAATCCATATGGAAATAATTCAAAAACAATTAAGAAGTAGTAGAATACAAAATAAATTTAGGATTCAAACGATTATACGTATGCTAGAAGAAAAAGATGGGTTTACCAAAAATCATTCATTGATGGTCGGAAGTTATGCAAAAATATTTGGACAGAAATTAGGGCTTTCTTCAGAGGATATACAAGAATTAGAATATGCAGGAATTATTCATGATATAGGCAAAATAACTATTCCAGATAGAATATTATTAAAACAGTCAAAGCTTACTAAGGATGAGTATGAAATCATTAAAAAACATCCTTTTGAGGGATATAAAATTTTAAAGGAAATGAAAGCACCAAAGAATCTTTTACATTATGTTTTGTACCATCATGAAAGAGCAGATGGTAAGGGATATCCTTCAGGGTTAAAAGAAAAAGAAATTCCTTATAAAGTAAGGTTATTTAGTATTTGTGATGCCTATGAAGCTATGACTGGAGATCGTCCATATAGGGATATCTTATCTAAGGAAGAAGCATTAAAACGGCTAAAAATAGGAGCAGGTAGCCAATTTGATCAAAAATTAGTAGATTCATTTATAAGATTATGTTTGTAAGAGAGGAACATAATAAATATGAAAGTGGAAAATAAGTTGTCTAAAAATCAGTTAATTGTTTATCAAATATTTCAAGAAAATATATGTAAAAAGTTAAACATAAAAGAAATTATGGCATTGATTTATGAAAAAAATAAAAAAATAAGTCAAAGAACAGTATATAGAATTCTTGATGCTTTAATGAATATAGGTAAAATTTATTGTAGTGATATGTATAAGGGAATGAGGAGTTTTGAATTAATCGAAAAGAATCATTGTTTGTTGATTTGTAAAGAATGCAAAGCTACAAAGATCATCAATATAGGAAAACAATTTAAATTAGACCAAACACATATAAAAAACAAAAATATTAAAATTACTGGTGGATGGATAAAATTTTATGGATTATGTAAAAAATGCATGGAAAAAAATTCAAAAGTAATTGACAATTATAATCAATTAGCATATAATATCGTCGAAAATGATAATTATAATCAACTAATAAATCGAAATGATTGAAAAAAGTTTTATATTGATTATATTAGATAGGAGGGTGTTATATGCCATTATCTATGGTAAATCCAGGGCAAGATGCTATTTTAAATGCGATTAATTGGGGGCCAAAGTTAAAGAAAAAACTACAGGATATGGGTTTAACTCGAGGGGTTAAAATTAATGTTATATCTAATAATACGAATGGAGCCTTTATTGTAAATGTAAGGGGGTCTAGGTTAGTTTTAGGTGGTGTGGTTACACAGCAAATTATGGTAGATATAGCATAATACATATTTGAAAGGGGAAGAAAATAGAATGGGAAGAACATTAAAAGAATTACAGCCAAAGACAGGCGGAAAGATTATTAAAATACAAGGAACGGGTGCTGTAAAAAGAAGATTGATGGATATGGGTGTTGTTAGAGGAACAGAAATTTATATAGAAAAAAAAGCACCCTTAGGAGATCCCATCGAGGTAAAAGTAAAAGGATATAATCTTACTTTAAGAAAAGAAGATGCTGAAAAAATTATTGTAGAGTAGTTTGAGAAGACTTTGAAAATAAATTTCAAGGTCAATAATTTTGCATAAATATTGAGAATGATTTACATATTCAAATAAGGAGGAATATCAATGTTGAGAAATATAACCATTGCGTTGGCGGGAAACCCCAATAGTGGTAAAACTACATTGTTTAATGCTTTTACTGGTGCTAGGCATTCTGTAGGAAATTGGCCTGGTGTTACAGTAGAAAAGAAAGAAGGAAAGCTACACCATAAAAACAACGAAATGATAGCAGTGGATTTACCAGGAACATATAGCTTATCACCCTATTCATTAGAGGAAAAAATTTCAAGAAAGTATATTGTGGATGAATCGCCTGATGTAGTTGTAAATATTGTAGATGCTTCTAATATTGAAAGAAACTTATATTTATCTATGCAGCTTATTGAGCTAGGAAAACCTGTTGTAATTGCTTTAAATATGTTAGACGTAGCACAAAGAAGAGGGCATAAGATTGATCATGAGAAGCTATCAAAGCTTTTAGGAGTACCAGTAGTCCCTATTATAGCAACACAAAAGAAGGGAATAGAAAAATTATTAGATACAGCTTTAGAAGTTGCTCATGGAAAAATAAAATATAATCCAAACCAAGTAGATTATGGAAAAGATGTAGAGAAAAAAATTAAAGAAACAATAGAAATGTTAAAAGGACATGTAGATATTTCGAAATTTAATCTAAGATGGTTAGCATTAAAGGTTATTGAAGAAGATGAAGAGATTTTAAATGAATTGAATCTTACACCACAGGTGGAAAATGATGAAATAGCAGTAACGGATGAATTTTCACTAGAAGATGACTATGAAAGCTTAGTTGCAGGTAGAAGATATACTTATATTACAAGTATTATTTCAAAAACGGTGAAAAAACCGAAGGATGAAGGATTAAATACATCTGATAAAATTGATAAAGTGCTTACAAATAAATGGTTAGGGCTTCCTATATTTGCGGGACTTATGTATATTGTATTTTGGTTTACCTTCAACATTGGAAATATTTTCTTAGATCAAATTGATGGATGGTTTGGTACTTTTGGAGAAACCGTAGGAGCTTCTTTAGAAGGAGCTGTAGCACCTTGGTTACAATCATTAATTGTTGATGGTATTATAGGTGGAGTTGGTGGGGTGTTAACATTTGTACCCAATATTGTATTTTTATTTATTGCTATTTCAATCCTTGAAGATAGTGGATATATGGCGAGAGTAGCATTTATTATGGATAGAGCCATGAGGAAGATTGGACTTAGCGGTAAGGCATTTATTCCAATGCTTATGGGATTTGGTTGTTCTGTTCCAGCTGTAATGGGAACGAGAACTCTTGAAAATGAAAATGATCGTTTGGCATCTATACTTGTAGTGCCATTTATGTCTTGTGGGGCAAGAGCACCTATTTATATTTTATTTGCAGGCGTGTTTTTTCCAGGATATGAAAGTATTGTTACATTCTCCTTGTATGTTTTAGGAATCGTTGTAGCTATTATGTGTGCATTGATTTTCAAGAAAACTTTATTTAAAGGAGAACAAAGCCCTTTTGTTATGGAGATTCCACCATACAAATTCCCCACTTTAGGAGGGACAGGAATTGCTGTATGGGAAAAAGCAAAAGGATATATTTTAAGAGCGGGTACAATTATCTTTGCAGCATCTGTGTTGATTTGGTTTATATTAGGATTTAATTTCTCAGGACAAGTAGAGATGGTAGATAGTATTGGAGCAAGTATTGGTAAAATAGCAGCACCAATCTTTAGACCATTAGGATTTGGGTCTTGGCAAGCAGCTTTATCTCTTATTACTGGGCTTATGGCAAAAGAAGTAGTTGTAAGTAGTATGGCAGTGATCTATGGATTAGGAGAGGCTGTAGGAGAAGCTGCTATGGAGGGAGATGTTTTAGGCTTTGCAGGGGCGTTAAAAACTGCTGGATTTACAAGCCTTAGTGCATTATCTTTTATGGTATTCTCACTATTATATATACCGTGTCTAGCAGTAATTGGTGTAATTAAGAGAGAAACAAATTCATGGAAATGGACAGGATTTTCCGTTGGCTATACTTTTGTTGTTGCATGGGTAGTTTCATTCCTTGTATATCAAGTAGGCGGATTATTAGGATTTTAAGGAGATGATTTTGTGGGGAATTTACTTACGTGGGTTCTTGGAGTAGGAATCATTGGTTTGGGTGTATATTGTTTGATAAAAGGTATAAAAAAAGAAGTTAATGGAACAGGATGCAGTAGCTGTAAAGGTTGTAGTTATCACAGTTGTTCATCTAGAAAAGAAGGATAAATATAAAAACTTCCTTTGAGTTTTCTCAAGGGAAGTTTTTATTATTCACAGGAGATTGTTGGAAAGTATTAAAACTAAATGCAGTAGTAAATAAGTTATTGTAAAAAGTGAATGGAAAAAAATATAAAAACCATTGACAATTATAATCAATTGGCATATAATATCGTTGAAACTGATAATTATAATCAACTAGTGAATATGAACAAATGAAAAAAAGTTACATTGATAAATATAAGTTGAAATAATGAATCAATTGTGGAAAGCGATAAAAGTAGTAATAGTTTCTTGACAAAGCCTCTCTACAAGTATAGAATACATTTGTTAACTAAGGTTAACTTTATAGTTTTCTTGTAATATCAGATGATGTATATGATATATGGGAGGAAAAATGAAGTATAATGAATCAGTTGAAATGTATTTAGAAACGATCTATATATTAGAAAAAGAGCATGGTCATGCTCATGGCGTGGATATTGCTGAAGCTTTGGGGGTTTCAAAAGCAAGTGTGTCAAAAGCTATGGGACAGTTAAAATCTCGAGATTTAGTATATAAGGAAACTTATGGAAGTGTTACCCTTACGCAAAAGGGTAGGGAGATTTCCGAAAGAATATACTATAATCATAAGTTAATTACTGATTTTCTTGAGCATTCCCTGGGATTGACACTAGCTGAAGCATCTGAGAATGCTTGTAAGATGGAACATGTTGTCAGTGACAGCCTGCTTCATGCAATAGAAGCATATTTTAAAAAATATCGTAAAGATTAAAAAGTGATATATATATAAAGGAGGTATATATATGGCTAGTACTTTAGTAGGTAGAATGATGAATGGAATTCATGAAGTTGAAAAGGTTAAGGGTGGTCTGGTGAGAAAGCTATCAGAAGCGAAAGTGGATGTAGAATATACAATAAAAAGAATTGAAACAGATGATGAGGAGCTAAAAAGTTTTTTATTTACGCTAGGTTGTTACGAAGGTGAAAAATTAACAGTAATATCCATATTGGGTGAAAACTATGTTATATCTGTAAAAGATGCAAGATACAGTATGAATTTGGAATTGGCAGAAGCTATAATTATATAATGATTATTGGAAGCTATAGAGATATAGCTTTTCAATTGGCCAATAAGTTAACTTGGGTTAACTTTGATATTTAATTTCATATATAATAAATTATTAATTTGTACTTATTTTAAGTTAGCGGTGCTGACGAAATAAGATTTAGGAGGGAAATTATGAAAATAGCACTAACAGGGAATCCTAACAGTGGTAAAACCACAATGTTCAACGCCATAACAGGTAAGATTGAACGTGTGGGTAACTGGGCGGGTGTTACTATTGAGAAAAAAGAAGGCAATATCAAAAAGAATTTGAACAAGACTGGTGTGGAGATTACAGCGGTTGACCTTCCAGGTGCATATTCTATGTCACCATTTACATCTGAGGAATCAATAACTCGCCATTTCGTTAAAAATGAAAATCCAGATGTAATCATCAATATTGTAGATGCAACAAACTTAAGTAGAAGTTTATTTTTCACAACACAACTTCTAGAATTAGGTATTCCTGTAGTTGTAGCTCTTAACAAGAGTGATTTAAATGAGAAAAAGAAAACAGCAATTAATGTAACTGGACTAAGTAAAGCTTTAGGCTGTCCTGTTATCAAAACTGTATCAACTAAATCAGGTAATAATGGTTTAGAAGCATTAATTTCAAAAGCAGTAGAAGTTAAAGGTAAAGGTCAAACAGCTCCGTACAATAGCAAAGGTATTGACCTTACAAATGCTAAAGCGGTGGAAATCTCTGATAAAAAGCGTTATGAGTTTGTTAATAGTATTGTTTCAAAAATTGAAGATCGTAAGGTAAGTAGTAATCGTCAAACAAGGCAAGATGATGCGGATAGAATTTTGGCTAATAAATGGTTAGGAATTCCAATATTTGCTTTAATTATGTGGGCTGTATTCTCTATTTCACAAGAATCTTTAGGACCCTTGTTGGCAGATACATTTGTTGGTTGGATTGATGGTATATACGCATGGGCCGAAGGTATGCTTGGTGAAGGCGTATCGCCGGTGCTTAGTTCACTGCTATTAGACGGTATTATTGGTGGTGTGGGTGCTGTAGTTGGATTCTTACCACTGATCATGGTATTATTCTTTTTATTAGCGTTACTTGAAGATTGTGGTTACATGGCACGTGTTGCTGTAGTAATGGATCGTTTCTTTAATCGTGTAGGTTTGTCAGGTAAATCAATTATCCCTATGGTTATTGGGACTGGTTGTGCCATTCCTGGGATTATGGCAACTAGAACCATTAAGAATGAAAGACAAAGAAGAACTACTGCAATGTTGACTCCGTTCATGCCTTGTGGTGCGAAGTTACCAATTATTGCATTATTCGCAGGGGTGTTCTTTGACGATGCAGCATGGGTTGGTACAACAATGTACTTTGTTGGTATAGCTCTTATTATTCTTGGTGCGTTAATTGTAGTAAGAATTACTGGTGAGAAAAACGCAAGATCATTTTTTATTATGGAACTACCAGAATATAGATTCCCAAGTATCAAAAGAGCTACAATTTCAATGTTCTCTAGAGCAAAAGCATTCATTATTAAAGCGGGTACGATTATACTTCTTTGTAATGCAGCAGTGCAAGTTATGCAAACATTTAACTGGCAATTTGAAGTTGTTGCAGAAAATGCACAAAATACAAGCATTTTAGCTAGTATTGCATCACCATTTGCTGTTTTATTAATTCCATTAGGCTTTGGCGTATGGCAGCTTGCAGCAGCAGCTATTACTGGTTTTATTGCAAAAGAGAATGTTGTTGGGACTTTGGCTGTAGTTTACTCTATTACTAACTTTATCGATCCTGAAGAATTTGAGTTATTATCAGGAGGGTCAGATGTTGCAAGTATTATGGGGTTAACTTCAGTGGCTGCTTTAGCGTATCTTATGTTTAACTTGTTTACACCTCCTTGTTTTGCAGCTATTGGTGCAATGAACTCAGAAATGGAAAATAAAAAATGGCTTTGGGGTGCAATTTCATTCCAATTCGGAATGGGTTATGTGGTAGCATTTTTAGTTTATCAAATTGGTACGTTAGTAACAACAGGTTCTGTAGGTGCTGGTTTTATCCCTGGACTTGTGGTTGTTGTAGCATTGGTGGGATATACTGTTCACCTTGTGAAAAAAGGGAATCAAAAAGCAGCGCAGAAGTTGAAAGCGGCTGCATAGGAGAAAATTATGACAAATATAATTGTTGGAGTGGTAATATTATCAATTATTGGTTTATCTATTGCAAAGATTATTAGAGAAAAGCAAAAAGGTGTTAAGTGCATTGGTTGTCCATATGCTGAATCCAATAATAAAAAAGGCAATTGTAGTTGTAATATAGAAAAATAAATCGGTAATATTTAAAAACCTGAGGAGATTTTCCCTCAGGTTTTTTGTTAAAATAAAAGTATAGAAAAAGAATAAGATAAAAATAAGAAGGATTTATAAGGGGGAGAAGAATATGGATTTATTAAAGACGACTGACCAGATACATAAGAAATTTCCTATTGTGGATGCCCATTCAGACATTTTATTTGATGTGGTAAGACAAAGGCAATTAGGACGTAAAAGGGTAATAGAGACAGATTATTTACCTCAGTTTATAAGGGGAGGCGTAAATATTATTGTAGCATCTTTATTTATTGATGATATGTTTATTCCTGAAATGTCTTTAAGAAGAGCATTAGACCAGATTGGTAGTTTATATATGGAAATAGATGAGTCAAAGGATAAAATCATGCTTTGTAAAAGCTATAAAGATATTGAAAAAGTAATGAATGATAATAAAATAGCTATCCTATTGTCATTTGAAGGGGTAGAACCTCTATATAATGATTTAAATCTTTTAAAGGTTTTTTATGAGCTAGGGGTAAGACTCGTAGGTCTTTCTTGGAGCAGAAGAAACTATGCAGCAGATGGATGTTATTTTACTCCTATGAAAGAGGGAAAAAAAGGAGGTCTTACAGCTTTTGGAGTAGCCCTTATAGAGATGGCAGAAAGTTTAGGGATGTTTATGGATGTAAGCCATTTAAATGATGAAGGATTTTGGGATGTTTTAGAAGTTACTAAAAAACCTATTATTGCCTCTCATTCTAATTGTAGAAACTTGGTACCTGTTATGAGAAATCTTACAGATGAACAGATTAAAGCTATTGCAAAAAGACAAGGTGTTATAGGAATGAATATTGCAAATAAATTTGTTGCCAATGAGGGGGATTTGGCAAATACAGAGAGATTAGTAGATCATATTGACTACATTGTAAATTTAGTAGGGATCAATCATGTGGGGTTTGGATTTGATTTTTGTGATCAATTAAGAAAGTATGATTTGCCAAAGCCTAATCCTTCAGATAATAAATTTTTTGATACATTAAGTGGACATGGTAAGATTAAAAATATCACAAAGGAATTAATAAACCGAGGATATAAAGAAGAGGATATAAAACTAATTTTAGGAGGTAATTTTTTAAGGGTTTATAAGGAGTTATTGTAAAAAAAACAGATACTTTATGAATATTGTAAATAAAGAATTTGAAAATGAAAGAGATGATTTCATCAAAGCATGAGTGCTATAATATATACAATATGGTTATAAGTATGGACTAAATTTATGAGAAAAAGTAAATAGTAGAGTTGTATATAAAGTACTGAACAAAAAATCCTTCAATAACAATAAGATAGGAGTATAGTTTTCAAAAATTATAAAAAATGGTATACTAGGGACAAAAAGAATAGCCTGGAGGAAGATATGAAGAAAATATTATGGACAACAATTTTGTTGATTCTTCTATGCTCTTTCAATGTTTATGGAGAGCCAGAAGATGATTTGAATACTTATGAGGATTTTAAAAGTTACACAGAAACTGGATTGATTCTAGAAGCTGGAGAAGTAAAAGTAAGTCAAGAATATGAAGGGTTTACAGAAAAAAATCAATATGTAAAGTTGCAAGTTACTAGTGGAAAATATAAAGGGAAGGTTTTTGAAATAGACCATAATATACCAGATAATTATACCTATGCCATTGAGGTAAAAAAAGGAGATCAGGTGGTTATTAATATTGATGAATATACAGATGGCATGTTAGATGTGGCTGTAACAGATTATAAGCGACAACATTATGTAATCTATTTATATATATTGCTTCTTGTGTTGATTATAATTGTTGGAAAAACAAAGGGAGTAAAGGCTGTAATTACCCTTTCTCTTACTATGTTTGCTATTTTAAAAATTCTTTTACCTGCTATGTTAAAAGGAATGAATCCTATTCCTATAACCATTGCAATCTCTATTGTCATAACAATTATTACTATGTTTGTTATTGGAGGGTTTAATTATAAAAGTACTGCAGGGATTATTGGAACCAGTGGAGGTGTAATCATTGCAGGACTTATTGCTTATTATATTGGAAGTAAGGTGAAA is part of the Crassaminicella profunda genome and encodes:
- a CDS encoding YeiH family protein translates to MKKYISGLIFVFMIGAISKLLNEWMSPILQLEALTIGIVLGMVIKNTLGVKESFNPGVKFSLKKLLKVGIVLLGFKLNFSAIANLGPRVLFMVIAVVCSVLVFVNLLGKVFKTDTKLATLIGVGSSICGASAIVALTPCIDAKEEDSVLAVSIISFLGAIGVLAYSAISVVSPMTDIQYGIWSGISLQGVAHALAAAFAREGSGEIGTFVKMARVLMLVPVSIILGIVFNRSGEGKRASFPMYVLYFIVAGIISSLGILPGFLVNLFTRVSSWFILMAMISMGLMVNFKTIKDKGMKVIVLGCTLFSILSVSTYFIILKFF
- a CDS encoding FeoA family protein; the encoded protein is MPLSMVNPGQDAILNAINWGPKLKKKLQDMGLTRGVKINVISNNTNGAFIVNVRGSRLVLGGVVTQQIMVDIA
- a CDS encoding M20 family metallopeptidase; protein product: MIKKVSQLTEEIKNELITLNEYILNNPELGNEEIKSCNAHIDLLKKHGFAVKENYLDIKTAFRAEFKGSKPGPTIGYLAEYDALPEIGHGCGHNILGTTSTGAGIVLSKVLSSIGGKVVVFGTPAEETCGAKVDMADKGAFDDITVAMMAHPADHHYKSGDSLAMEAIEFTFKGKTAHAAACPEEGINALDAVINTFNNINALREHTKSDCRIHGIIKEGGHAANIVPDLAIAQFYVRATTKSYLKELVEKVKNCAKGASLAAGTELKICNYEYSYDNLVTNQNLSKAYCKNIKKLGVEKIHEAKESYGSLDAGNVSHVCPTIHPYFGISQNPIVAHTTTFRDATNQPFAYENMVKTIGALVLTAVDVIENNNLLHNIQEEFKTTEK
- a CDS encoding GGDEF domain-containing protein produces the protein MIQNPKNLFSLEFLMNIFSFYLLSYVLASILKEMYRLQSQISFMFEEIKEKNSVLNEIATKDYLTNMYNHKSFYKYLKDVIKISESKNTPFCLTIMDIDNFKKVNDTYGHLAGDTILKEISSMIHDHIRKTDIAARYGGEEFAIIFPNSSIQEAEKICERIRKTIEDHIFLINREEVKITISGGIGCASIAPSSSNQHNFVELVDNLLYEAKHLGKNQFKCSAEILCLD
- a CDS encoding HD-GYP domain-containing protein, with translation MALAFKKIHMEIIQKQLRSSRIQNKFRIQTIIRMLEEKDGFTKNHSLMVGSYAKIFGQKLGLSSEDIQELEYAGIIHDIGKITIPDRILLKQSKLTKDEYEIIKKHPFEGYKILKEMKAPKNLLHYVLYHHERADGKGYPSGLKEKEIPYKVRLFSICDAYEAMTGDRPYRDILSKEEALKRLKIGAGSQFDQKLVDSFIRLCL
- the feoB gene encoding ferrous iron transport protein B, giving the protein MLRNITIALAGNPNSGKTTLFNAFTGARHSVGNWPGVTVEKKEGKLHHKNNEMIAVDLPGTYSLSPYSLEEKISRKYIVDESPDVVVNIVDASNIERNLYLSMQLIELGKPVVIALNMLDVAQRRGHKIDHEKLSKLLGVPVVPIIATQKKGIEKLLDTALEVAHGKIKYNPNQVDYGKDVEKKIKETIEMLKGHVDISKFNLRWLALKVIEEDEEILNELNLTPQVENDEIAVTDEFSLEDDYESLVAGRRYTYITSIISKTVKKPKDEGLNTSDKIDKVLTNKWLGLPIFAGLMYIVFWFTFNIGNIFLDQIDGWFGTFGETVGASLEGAVAPWLQSLIVDGIIGGVGGVLTFVPNIVFLFIAISILEDSGYMARVAFIMDRAMRKIGLSGKAFIPMLMGFGCSVPAVMGTRTLENENDRLASILVVPFMSCGARAPIYILFAGVFFPGYESIVTFSLYVLGIVVAIMCALIFKKTLFKGEQSPFVMEIPPYKFPTLGGTGIAVWEKAKGYILRAGTIIFAASVLIWFILGFNFSGQVEMVDSIGASIGKIAAPIFRPLGFGSWQAALSLITGLMAKEVVVSSMAVIYGLGEAVGEAAMEGDVLGFAGALKTAGFTSLSALSFMVFSLLYIPCLAVIGVIKRETNSWKWTGFSVGYTFVVAWVVSFLVYQVGGLLGF
- a CDS encoding FeoA family protein translates to MGRTLKELQPKTGGKIIKIQGTGAVKRRLMDMGVVRGTEIYIEKKAPLGDPIEVKVKGYNLTLRKEDAEKIIVE
- a CDS encoding transcriptional repressor, coding for MKVENKLSKNQLIVYQIFQENICKKLNIKEIMALIYEKNKKISQRTVYRILDALMNIGKIYCSDMYKGMRSFELIEKNHCLLICKECKATKIINIGKQFKLDQTHIKNKNIKITGGWIKFYGLCKKCMEKNSKVIDNYNQLAYNIVENDNYNQLINRND
- a CDS encoding DUF2325 domain-containing protein, translating into MTALIVGGDRLGSIPQVLNERGFEDYIHWTGRKKGMRNKTIPMNIDMIVVLYDFIEHNLANIIKKESKNMEVPCVFAKRAGSDLAIKLDICKYCKKPCKRCI